A genomic region of Runella rosea contains the following coding sequences:
- a CDS encoding alpha/beta hydrolase family protein, with amino-acid sequence MRKYYFILLLSFIFKTAIAQTPPTDLADRLKALEDNLRFTDQALTKNIDDLLWYQKLGDIAIIDKVRYASKPPHVVKNPTGQGANNPVVIPAYTFVPKKFSSSKKLPLMVLIHGGIHGDFNTFNAHIVKELIDQGYIVIAPEYRGSTGYGSAFYRQIDYGDYENDDVLAGKRWAVENMPQVDAERVGIMGWSHGGMITLMNIFDHPEDYRVAYAGVPVSDLIARMGYKTQSYRNEFAATTHLGKDASENVAEYRRRSPMWNAHKLKTPLLVHTNTNDEDVNVLEVEGLINALKAHGKKFDYKIYQDAPGGHIFNRIDTKLARESREEIYRFMAPQLSPPNPVK; translated from the coding sequence ATGCGTAAATATTACTTTATTTTGCTCTTGAGTTTCATTTTTAAAACGGCGATAGCCCAAACTCCCCCTACCGACCTCGCTGACCGCCTCAAGGCACTTGAAGACAACCTTCGTTTTACCGACCAAGCCCTGACCAAAAACATCGACGACCTGCTTTGGTATCAAAAATTGGGAGATATAGCCATCATCGACAAAGTTCGCTACGCCAGTAAGCCCCCGCACGTGGTCAAAAATCCAACGGGACAGGGCGCCAACAATCCCGTGGTGATTCCTGCGTACACTTTTGTCCCAAAGAAATTTTCTTCTTCCAAAAAACTGCCGCTCATGGTACTCATTCATGGCGGAATACACGGCGATTTTAATACCTTCAATGCGCACATTGTCAAGGAATTGATTGACCAAGGCTACATCGTCATTGCCCCCGAATACCGAGGCAGTACGGGCTACGGCAGTGCGTTTTACCGTCAAATTGATTATGGCGATTACGAAAACGACGATGTATTGGCGGGCAAGCGTTGGGCCGTCGAAAACATGCCGCAAGTAGATGCCGAGCGGGTAGGAATTATGGGTTGGAGCCACGGCGGGATGATTACCCTCATGAATATTTTTGACCATCCAGAAGACTACCGCGTGGCCTATGCGGGTGTGCCCGTCAGTGATTTGATTGCCCGGATGGGGTACAAAACCCAGAGCTATCGCAATGAATTTGCAGCCACAACTCACCTCGGCAAAGATGCCTCCGAAAACGTGGCCGAATACCGGCGGCGGTCGCCAATGTGGAACGCCCACAAGCTCAAAACCCCGCTTTTGGTCCATACCAACACCAACGATGAAGATGTGAATGTGCTGGAAGTGGAAGGGCTTATCAATGCCCTAAAAGCCCACGGCAAGAAATTTGACTATAAAATTTATCAGGACGCTCCAGGAGGGCACATTTTCAACCGGATTGACACCAAATTGGCCCGTGAGTCACGCGAGGAAATTTACCGTTTTATGGCCCCACAGCTGTCGCCGCCCAATCCGGTGAAGTAG
- a CDS encoding Pycsar system effector family protein: MEQEPMEFAKPEKIKDKTKKEKKKKADRTVETMYRSTLANHMQLSTLADQKAGLLVSVNAIIISIMASFMVRESFDNAYLIIPTCLLVVVCLSTITVALLATRPSVKPQSQKLGAEHVHKMDLLFFADYTALTLEEYQKAMKEMMVKEDRLHDSLIKNIYAQGKVMERKYRLIKIAYTIFIFGFPMVLICYLITLYWA, translated from the coding sequence ATGGAGCAAGAACCGATGGAGTTTGCCAAACCTGAAAAAATCAAGGACAAAACCAAAAAAGAGAAAAAAAAGAAAGCCGACCGGACCGTTGAAACAATGTACCGCTCCACCTTGGCCAACCACATGCAACTGAGTACGTTGGCCGATCAGAAAGCGGGCTTGTTGGTGTCGGTCAATGCCATTATTATTTCGATTATGGCCTCCTTTATGGTGCGAGAATCGTTTGACAATGCTTACCTGATTATTCCTACGTGCTTGCTCGTGGTGGTGTGTTTGTCGACCATTACAGTGGCACTTTTGGCTACACGTCCTTCGGTAAAGCCCCAATCGCAAAAACTGGGCGCGGAGCATGTACACAAGATGGATTTGCTGTTTTTTGCCGACTATACGGCCCTTACGTTGGAAGAATACCAAAAGGCAATGAAAGAAATGATGGTCAAAGAAGACCGACTGCACGACAGCCTCATCAAAAATATTTACGCTCAAGGCAAGGTCATGGAGCGTAAATACCGACTTATAAAAATCGCCTACACGATTTTTATCTTTGGGTTTCCGATGGTGTTGATTTGTTATCTCATCACCTTGTATTGGGCTTAG